The Hippoglossus stenolepis isolate QCI-W04-F060 chromosome 11, HSTE1.2, whole genome shotgun sequence genome includes a window with the following:
- the LOC118118261 gene encoding protein THEM6-like, which produces MWWLLWVLGALLALFCTLDVWYFLRAAAVITRAWFQSPVWDVTAEQVLSGRVTPHDIDMCHMNNARYLRECDFARFSLYTRNGVFKAVRALRASMVVGATTIRYRRALCIGEGYELRSRIVTWDDKAFFLEQRFVSKKDGLVCAVMYCKQSVIRCSPDKIMQHLCKRKVECPEFPEDLQHWVNFISASSQALRAESGLEEKNK; this is translated from the exons ATGTGGTGGTTGCTGTGGGTGCTCGGCGCCTTGCTGGCTCTCTTCTGCACCCTGGATGTGTGGTACTTCCTCCGAGCGGCTGCGGTGATCACCCGGGCCTGGTTCCAGTCTCCGGTCTGGGACGTCACAGCAGAGCAGGTCCTGTCAGGCCGGGTCACTCCCCATGACATCGACATGTGCCACATGAACAATGCTCGTTACCTCCGCGAGTGCGACTTCGCCCGCTTCTCTCTCTACACACGCAACGGCGTGTTCAAGGCCGTGCGAGCCCTCAGAGCTTCGATGGTGGTGGGGGCCACCACCATTCGCTACCGAAGAGCTCTGTGTATAGGTGAGGGCTACGAGCTGCGCAGTCGGATCGTTACTTGGGACGACAAAGCCTTTTTCCTGGAGCAGAGATTTGTGTCAAAGAAAGACGGCCTGGTGTGTGCCGTCATGTACTGCAAGCAGAGTGTGATCCGCTGCAGCCCGGACAAGATCATGCAGCATCTTTGCAAGAGGAAG GTGGAGTGCCCTGAGTTTCCAGAGGATCTGCAACACTGGGTCAACTTCATCTCAGCCAGCAGCCAGGCCCTCAGGGCGGAGAGCGgactggaggagaagaacaaatAA
- the LOC118117316 gene encoding protein THEM6, with product MMLLVFGALLLLFCTLDVWYFLRGVKVFIQAWFQPRIWDILAEQSIDGMVLPHDLDYMGHMNNSRYLRECDFARFHHYMRNGLFMASCRLGAKMVVGASTIRYRRSLAFREAFEIRTKVLGWDEKAFYLEQRFVSKKDGFVSAVMLCRQNVVRCSPESIIEFVCKRKIECPKFPEDLQHWISFITASSQALRAESGLEDKNK from the exons AtgatgctgctggtgtttggagccctcctcctgctcttctgtaCTCTGGATGTATGGTACTTCCTGCGCGGGGTCAAGGTCTTTATCCAGGCATGGTTCCAGCCCAGAATATGGGACATTCTAGCAGAGCAAAGCATCGATGGCATGGTCCTTCCGCATGACTTGGACTACATGGGCCACATGAACAACTCTCGATACCTGAGGGAGTGTGACTTTGCTCGCTTTCACCATTACATGCGAAACGGGCTGTTCATGGCCTCATGCAGGTTGGGGGCCAAAATGGTGGTAGGGGCTTCCACCATCCGGTACCGGCGCTCCTTGGCCTTCCGCGAGGCTTTTGAGATTCGGACCAAAGTATTGGGATGGGACGAGAAGGCCTTTTACTTGGAGCAGCGCTTTGTGTCCAAGAAAGACGGCTTTGTATCTGCGGTCATGCTCTGCAGGCAGAATGTGGTGCGCTGCAGCCCAGAGAGCATTATAGAATTTGTATGCAAAAGGAAG ATCGAGTGTCCCAAGTTTCCAGAGGACCTCCAACACTGGATCAGCTTCATTACAGCCAGCAGCCAGGCCCTGAGAGCGGAGAGTGGACTGGAGGATAAGAACAAGTGA
- the ftr67 gene encoding finTRIM family, member 67 isoform X1 translates to MAQAGVVLDRDQFNCSVCLDVLKDPVTIPCGHSYCSRCIRDYWDQDDYLGVFMCPQCRQNFNPRPPLARNTMLADVVEKFRKTGLQEAATPETQSFAEGDDVECDVCTGRKNRAVRSCLVCLASYCDVHVRPHYESAAFKKHRLVWASRKLQETICPRHDKLLEVFCRTDKQCICYLCLTDEHKGHDTVLAEVEVQDRQKQLGDMKQSSQLRVQLREKEVQELKQAICSVSRSARATAEESDALFTELIRSIELKRFEVRELIIAQEKTAVSQAEQLLDKIQKEIAELKKSEAELDKLSHADDHIHFLQSCQSLNAPPALSALPPVTADPNITFGPVMTAVSDFKGLLQEVCQGGFVSIYEKVREVVIVGSSNPAAQTDTTESDDAVFNVLMEATAAICPPGLDQSPVSPLNPFLTQGSAVPTFALSPFGAKMSTGSRPRHLQRRAHPRRK, encoded by the exons ATGGCTCAGGCCGGGGTGGTGCTGGACCGGGACCAGTTTAACTGCTCCGTATGTCTGGACGTGCTGAAGGACCCGGTAACGATCCCCTGCGGACACAGCTACTGCTCCAGGTGCATCCGGGACTACTGGGACCAGGACGACTACCTGGGGGTCTTCATGTGTCCGCAGTGCCGACAGAACTTCAACCCGAGGCCGCCTCTGGCCCGGAACACGATGCTGGCCGACGTGGTGGAGAAGTTCCGGAAGACCGGACTCCAGGAGGCCGCGACGCCCGAGACCCAGAGCTTCGCGGAGGGCGACGACGTGGAGTGCGACGTGTGCACCGGGAGGAAGAACCGGGCTGTCCGGTCGTGTCTGGTGTGTTTGGCCTCCTACTGCGACGTCCACGTCCGGCCCCACTACGAGTCCGCCGCCTTCAAGAAGCACCGGCTGGTGTGGGCCTccaggaagctgcaggagacCATCTGTCCCCGGCACGACAAGCTGCTGGAGGTGTTCTGCCGCACCGACAAACAGTGCATCTGCTACCTGTGTCTGACGGACGAGCACAAGGGCCACGACACGGTGCTGGCTGAGGTGGAGGTCCAGGACCGACAG aagCAGCTCGGCGACATGAAGCAGAGCTCACAGCTGCGAGTTCAGctcagagagaaggaggttCAGGAGCTGAAACAAGCCATTTGCTCTGTTTCG CGCTCTGCTCGGGCCACAGCTGAAGAAAGCGACGCCCTCTTCACCGAGCTGATTCGGTCGATCGAGCTGAAGCGCTTTGAGGTGAGGGAGCTGATCATTGCCCAGGAGAAGACGGCCGTCAGTCAggctgagcagctgctggacaAGATCCAGAAGGAGATCGCCGAGCTGAAGAAGAGCGAGGCTGAGCTGGACAAGCTTTCCCACGCCGACGACCACATCCACTTCCTCCAA AGCTGTCAGTCTCTTAACGCTCCACCTGCGCTGTCGGCTTTGCCTCCAGTCACCGCCGACCCCAACATCACCTTCGGCCCAGTGATGACGGCTGTGTCAGACTTTAAAGGACTGTTGCAGGAGGTCTGCCAGGGAGGATTTGTCAGCATCTACGAGAAAG TGAGAGAAGTGGTGATCGTAGGTTCTTCAAAtcctgctgcacagacagacaccacAGAGTCTGATGATGCTGTGTTTAACGTACTAATGGAAGCAACAGCAG cgaTCTGTCCGCCTGGGCTGGACCAAAGTCCTGTGAGTCCTCTCAACCCCTTCCTCACTCAGGGATCCGCTGTGCCCACGTTTGCCCTCTCACCATTTG GCGCCAAAATGTCCACCGGATCCAGACCGAGGCACCTTCAGCGACGCGCTCACCCCAGGAGGAAATAG
- the ftr67 gene encoding finTRIM family, member 67 isoform X2 — protein MAQAGVVLDRDQFNCSVCLDVLKDPVTIPCGHSYCSRCIRDYWDQDDYLGVFMCPQCRQNFNPRPPLARNTMLADVVEKFRKTGLQEAATPETQSFAEGDDVECDVCTGRKNRAVRSCLVCLASYCDVHVRPHYESAAFKKHRLVWASRKLQETICPRHDKLLEVFCRTDKQCICYLCLTDEHKGHDTVLAEVEVQDRQQLGDMKQSSQLRVQLREKEVQELKQAICSVSRSARATAEESDALFTELIRSIELKRFEVRELIIAQEKTAVSQAEQLLDKIQKEIAELKKSEAELDKLSHADDHIHFLQSCQSLNAPPALSALPPVTADPNITFGPVMTAVSDFKGLLQEVCQGGFVSIYEKVREVVIVGSSNPAAQTDTTESDDAVFNVLMEATAAICPPGLDQSPVSPLNPFLTQGSAVPTFALSPFGAKMSTGSRPRHLQRRAHPRRK, from the exons ATGGCTCAGGCCGGGGTGGTGCTGGACCGGGACCAGTTTAACTGCTCCGTATGTCTGGACGTGCTGAAGGACCCGGTAACGATCCCCTGCGGACACAGCTACTGCTCCAGGTGCATCCGGGACTACTGGGACCAGGACGACTACCTGGGGGTCTTCATGTGTCCGCAGTGCCGACAGAACTTCAACCCGAGGCCGCCTCTGGCCCGGAACACGATGCTGGCCGACGTGGTGGAGAAGTTCCGGAAGACCGGACTCCAGGAGGCCGCGACGCCCGAGACCCAGAGCTTCGCGGAGGGCGACGACGTGGAGTGCGACGTGTGCACCGGGAGGAAGAACCGGGCTGTCCGGTCGTGTCTGGTGTGTTTGGCCTCCTACTGCGACGTCCACGTCCGGCCCCACTACGAGTCCGCCGCCTTCAAGAAGCACCGGCTGGTGTGGGCCTccaggaagctgcaggagacCATCTGTCCCCGGCACGACAAGCTGCTGGAGGTGTTCTGCCGCACCGACAAACAGTGCATCTGCTACCTGTGTCTGACGGACGAGCACAAGGGCCACGACACGGTGCTGGCTGAGGTGGAGGTCCAGGACCGACAG CAGCTCGGCGACATGAAGCAGAGCTCACAGCTGCGAGTTCAGctcagagagaaggaggttCAGGAGCTGAAACAAGCCATTTGCTCTGTTTCG CGCTCTGCTCGGGCCACAGCTGAAGAAAGCGACGCCCTCTTCACCGAGCTGATTCGGTCGATCGAGCTGAAGCGCTTTGAGGTGAGGGAGCTGATCATTGCCCAGGAGAAGACGGCCGTCAGTCAggctgagcagctgctggacaAGATCCAGAAGGAGATCGCCGAGCTGAAGAAGAGCGAGGCTGAGCTGGACAAGCTTTCCCACGCCGACGACCACATCCACTTCCTCCAA AGCTGTCAGTCTCTTAACGCTCCACCTGCGCTGTCGGCTTTGCCTCCAGTCACCGCCGACCCCAACATCACCTTCGGCCCAGTGATGACGGCTGTGTCAGACTTTAAAGGACTGTTGCAGGAGGTCTGCCAGGGAGGATTTGTCAGCATCTACGAGAAAG TGAGAGAAGTGGTGATCGTAGGTTCTTCAAAtcctgctgcacagacagacaccacAGAGTCTGATGATGCTGTGTTTAACGTACTAATGGAAGCAACAGCAG cgaTCTGTCCGCCTGGGCTGGACCAAAGTCCTGTGAGTCCTCTCAACCCCTTCCTCACTCAGGGATCCGCTGTGCCCACGTTTGCCCTCTCACCATTTG GCGCCAAAATGTCCACCGGATCCAGACCGAGGCACCTTCAGCGACGCGCTCACCCCAGGAGGAAATAG